Proteins from a genomic interval of Verrucomicrobiia bacterium:
- the pheS gene encoding phenylalanine--tRNA ligase subunit alpha: MGFLDDIEPLKQAALAELNAAADLPALDAAKGAWVGPNGKFTALMKQMGTLAKEEKPLAGKAINAAKQELETALNARREALELQAALPKEPTDWTLPGRRRAVGRLHPLTQVTDDIVRAFRKLGFVVADGPEIEDEYHCFDALNTPADHPARDLQDTFYVANPSPALAGTLSPSDGERDGVRGNPKLPLLRTHTSSVQIRVMQSQPPPIRIIVPGRVYRRDNADATHNPTFHQIEGLYVDKHVTVGDLKGTVEAVFKDVLGSDVKLRFRPHYFSYTEPSLEIDFTNALVKKLGKDWLEIAGCGMVHPQVFENVGYDPEVWTGWAFGFGIERIAMLRYGITDIRLFYENDTRFLRQF, translated from the coding sequence ATGGGATTCCTCGACGACATTGAACCGCTCAAGCAGGCCGCGCTCGCAGAGTTGAACGCCGCCGCCGACCTGCCTGCCCTCGACGCCGCCAAAGGCGCTTGGGTCGGGCCAAACGGCAAGTTCACCGCGCTCATGAAACAGATGGGCACGCTCGCGAAAGAGGAAAAACCGCTCGCTGGCAAAGCCATAAATGCCGCCAAACAGGAACTTGAGACCGCCCTTAATGCACGCCGCGAAGCGCTCGAACTTCAAGCCGCGCTGCCGAAGGAACCGACTGACTGGACGCTCCCCGGCCGCCGCCGTGCCGTGGGGCGCCTGCACCCGCTCACTCAAGTCACCGACGACATCGTGCGCGCCTTCCGCAAACTCGGCTTCGTCGTCGCCGACGGTCCTGAAATCGAGGACGAGTATCATTGCTTCGACGCGTTGAACACGCCCGCCGACCATCCGGCCCGTGATTTGCAAGACACGTTCTACGTCGCCAACCCCTCACCCGCCCTGGCGGGCACCCTCTCCCCATCGGATGGGGAGAGGGACGGGGTGAGGGGCAACCCCAAGCTCCCCCTCCTCCGCACGCACACTTCCTCCGTCCAAATCCGCGTGATGCAATCCCAGCCGCCGCCCATTCGCATCATTGTGCCGGGTCGCGTTTATCGCCGCGACAACGCCGACGCCACGCACAACCCGACCTTCCACCAGATCGAGGGGCTCTACGTGGACAAGCACGTCACCGTCGGCGATCTCAAGGGCACCGTGGAGGCGGTGTTCAAGGACGTGCTCGGCAGCGACGTGAAGCTCCGCTTCCGCCCGCACTACTTCAGCTACACCGAGCCGAGCCTGGAGATTGATTTCACCAATGCGCTTGTGAAGAAACTCGGCAAGGACTGGCTGGAGATCGCCGGCTGCGGGATGGTCCATCCGCAAGTCTTCGAGAACGTCGGCTACGATCCCGAAGTCTGGACCGGTTGGGCTTTCGGCTTTGGCATCGAACGCATCGCCATGCTCCGCTACGGCATCACCGACATCCGCCTGTTCTACGAAAACGACACGCGGTTTTTGAGGCAATTCTGA
- the rplT gene encoding 50S ribosomal protein L20: protein MRVTNAVASRSRRKRMLRAAKGFRLKRSKLYRYASDAIDHGQQYAYRDRKTKKRTFRYLWQVRINAAARSAGITYSRLIEGLKAAKVALDRKVLADIAAQDAAAFGEIVKVAQNALKTKAAAKA from the coding sequence ATGCGAGTTACCAACGCCGTTGCCTCCCGCAGCCGCCGCAAGCGGATGCTTCGCGCCGCCAAAGGCTTTCGCCTCAAGCGCTCCAAGCTTTACCGTTACGCCTCCGATGCCATTGATCACGGCCAGCAATACGCCTACCGCGATCGCAAGACCAAGAAGCGCACGTTCCGCTATCTCTGGCAGGTCCGCATCAACGCCGCCGCCCGCAGCGCCGGCATCACCTACAGCCGCCTGATTGAAGGCCTGAAGGCCGCCAAGGTTGCCCTGGACCGCAAGGTCCTCGCCGACATTGCCGCGCAAGACGCAGCGGCCTTCGGTGAAATCGTCAAGGTCGCGCAGAACGCGCTCAAGACGAAGGCCGCGGCCAAGGCGTAA